The following proteins are co-located in the Microbulbifer sp. VAAF005 genome:
- the ilvD gene encoding dihydroxy-acid dehydratase: protein MPQYRSRTSTAGRNMAGARALWRATGMTDEDFHKPIIAIANSFTQFVPGHVHLKDMGQLVAREIERAGGVAKEFNTIAVDDGIAMGHDGMLYSLPSREIIADSVEYMVNAHCADALVCISNCDKITPGMMMAAMRLNIPVIFVSGGPMEAGKTKLADHKLDLVDAMVIAATDTASDEEVAEYERSACPTCGSCSGMFTANSMNCLTEALGLSLPGNGTMLATHADRKELFLRAGREIVTLTKRYYEQDDETALPRNIANRTAFRNAMALDIAMGGSTNTILHLLATAQEGEIDFTLEDIDSLSREVPQLCKVAPNTEKYHIEDVHRAGGVMAILGELEAAGLIDSSLPTAYGGSLADALARWDICRTDDQSVVEFYRAGPAGIPTQTAFSQECRWSTLDADRQRGCIRSAEHAYSFEGGLAVLFGNLAPNGCVVKTSGVDESLWKFEGPAHVVESQEEAVSNILEGKVSKGEAVIVRYEGPKGGPGMQEMLYPTSYLKSKGLGEHCALITDGRFSGGTSGLSIGHVSPEAASGGNIALVRNGDLIRIDIPARKIEIVIEESQLDKRRREMEESPNGWKPVEERPRKVSKALKAYAMLATSADRGAVREID from the coding sequence ATGCCCCAATACCGCTCCCGCACCTCTACCGCCGGTCGCAATATGGCCGGAGCCCGCGCCTTGTGGCGTGCCACCGGTATGACGGATGAGGATTTCCACAAGCCGATCATTGCTATTGCCAATTCTTTTACCCAATTTGTCCCTGGGCATGTGCACCTGAAGGATATGGGACAGCTTGTCGCACGGGAGATTGAACGCGCCGGCGGCGTGGCCAAGGAATTCAATACGATCGCTGTGGATGACGGTATCGCAATGGGTCACGACGGCATGCTCTATAGCCTGCCCAGCCGCGAAATTATCGCTGACTCAGTGGAGTACATGGTCAATGCCCACTGTGCCGACGCCCTCGTTTGTATCTCCAACTGCGACAAGATCACTCCGGGAATGATGATGGCAGCCATGCGCCTGAACATTCCAGTTATCTTTGTCTCCGGTGGCCCCATGGAGGCCGGCAAAACCAAGTTGGCTGACCACAAGCTCGACTTAGTAGATGCTATGGTGATCGCCGCTACAGATACGGCCTCCGACGAGGAAGTTGCTGAGTATGAGCGCTCTGCCTGCCCGACCTGCGGCTCCTGCTCAGGAATGTTTACAGCGAACTCCATGAACTGCCTGACCGAGGCCCTGGGGCTTTCACTCCCTGGTAACGGCACCATGCTAGCGACTCACGCCGACCGCAAGGAGCTATTCCTCCGCGCTGGCCGCGAGATCGTAACCCTGACCAAACGCTACTATGAGCAGGATGACGAAACTGCCCTGCCGCGCAACATCGCCAACCGCACAGCCTTCCGCAATGCCATGGCTCTCGATATCGCCATGGGAGGCTCCACAAATACCATCCTGCACCTGCTGGCAACCGCTCAGGAAGGTGAGATTGACTTTACCCTGGAAGATATCGACAGCCTCTCCCGTGAGGTTCCACAGCTGTGCAAGGTTGCCCCCAATACCGAGAAATACCATATAGAAGATGTACACCGCGCCGGTGGTGTAATGGCCATCCTCGGGGAGTTGGAGGCCGCAGGTCTTATCGACTCTTCACTACCAACCGCCTACGGTGGTTCGCTCGCCGATGCCCTGGCGCGCTGGGATATTTGCCGCACGGACGACCAATCTGTAGTGGAATTCTATCGCGCGGGCCCCGCAGGCATTCCCACCCAAACAGCTTTCAGCCAGGAATGCCGCTGGTCCACTTTAGATGCAGACCGCCAGCGTGGCTGTATCCGTTCTGCTGAGCACGCCTACTCCTTTGAGGGAGGGCTCGCCGTTCTCTTTGGTAACCTGGCCCCCAATGGCTGTGTAGTGAAGACTTCCGGCGTCGATGAGTCGCTGTGGAAATTCGAAGGCCCCGCCCACGTAGTAGAAAGCCAGGAAGAGGCGGTTTCCAATATCCTCGAAGGGAAGGTCAGTAAAGGTGAGGCTGTTATCGTCCGCTACGAAGGTCCTAAAGGTGGACCTGGTATGCAGGAGATGCTCTACCCCACCAGCTACCTAAAGTCCAAGGGGCTTGGGGAGCACTGCGCATTAATTACCGATGGCCGCTTCTCAGGCGGTACTTCGGGCCTCTCTATTGGACATGTATCACCGGAAGCAGCATCCGGAGGTAATATCGCTCTGGTTCGCAATGGAGACCTGATACGTATTGATATTCCAGCGAGGAAAATTGAAATCGTTATTGAGGAAAGTCAGCTCGACAAGCGACGCCGGGAAATGGAAGAAAGTCCCAACGGCTGGAAACCTGTTGAGGAGCGCCCCCGCAAGGTCAGCAAGGCACTGAAAGCCTATGCCATGCTCGCCACCAGCGCAGACCGAGGTGCCGTGAGAGAAATTGACTGA